One genomic window of Quercus robur chromosome 6, dhQueRobu3.1, whole genome shotgun sequence includes the following:
- the LOC126689575 gene encoding uncharacterized protein LOC126689575, translated as MDAMSRTLRKAARSLFSNKIKRAKMLDRFACPPFNYYDGKIDPVEHINHYIQMMSLHTYNDALMCNVFPSSLGPTALRWFKGLRKGSIRSFSELIQEFGVQFMTCSRVPQPVDVLLSMKMRAGETLRSYVSRYWELYNEIGGDNERVAASTFRMGLLENFGLPESLTKKPPEGMRQLMKRIEEYK; from the coding sequence ATGGACGCCATGAGTCGCACTCTACGAAAAGCGGCTCGGTCCCTGTTTTCAAACAAAATCAAGCGAGCCAAAATGCTGGACAGGTTTGCTTGTCCACCGTTCAACTACTATGACGGGAAGATTGATCCAGTAGAACACATCAACCATTATATTCAGATGATGTCTTTGCATACTTATAACGATGCGCTCATGTGCAATGTATTTCCTTCGAGTTTGGGACCGACTGCATTGAGGTGGTTTAAAGGGTTACGGAAAGGATCCATACGTAGTTTCTCCGAGCTGATTCAAGAGTTCGGCGTCCAGTTTATGACGTGCAGCCGAGTACCTCAACCAGTAGACGTGCTTCTCTCAATGAAAATGAGGGCGGGAGAGACCCTCCGTAGTTACGTCAGCCGGTATTGGGAGCTATACAACGAGATAGGTGGGGATAATGAAAGGGTCGCGGCAAGCACATTTAGGATGGGGTTGCTCGAGAATTTCGGGCTACCAGAGTCGTTAACCAAGAAGCCACCCGAAGGCATGCGGCAGCTTATGAAACGCATCGAGGAATACAAATGA